In a genomic window of Nyctibius grandis isolate bNycGra1 chromosome 4, bNycGra1.pri, whole genome shotgun sequence:
- the LOC137663023 gene encoding L-threonine ammonia-lyase-like isoform X1: MVSPRGPPRARPTDMTTPGPLLPPYGVIVGVLLHLIVYLVAVLYSYAEQLFLKKDDNKIKKQDAPALCDLHCCKDGPIRNGLIEQKPPSINPERLKDFGEEDYLNGDVKTWEMKIESRNEELLRDAVSLIPQSSSTASLSSCNKLIRFEDISAAAFKIQCGVQKTPCMYSRLSKQYGMDIYLKKEFLQYTGSVKERGVLYLLTSLPQDQQRKGVIVTSDSNFSMAVAYHASELRIPVFVIMSTSTSPARVKMCREYGAMVISYGTTAKDSQVHARRLAQENGYLYLEEEDSAVYLSGLGTVGLEVYEQVPKLDAVIFPAGGHCGLLAGSAAALKHLNPHISVIGVESENFPVLQQSLKAGHPIEDQAYSNHHFYGDVSRLCFGSNSLQLTGKLVDKVVAVREEDILISMLRLLEYERATVDAEGAIGLAALVAGKLPELKGKRVAIVICSGNLELHLLQQCIARALTLDNRVCRFSLVLADCPGDISKLLEILAREEARVLDIKQERTFVTSELFTVEVTCTMETRDKIHTAQLRNALLERYPTAAWTER; this comes from the exons ATGGTCAGCCCTCGGGGTCCACCCAGGGCCAGGCCCACGGACATGACAACCCCTGGACCCCTCCTGCCTCCTTACGGTGTCATAGTTGGAGTTTTGCTTCACCTCATTGTTTATTTAGTCGCTGTGCTGTATAg ttatGCTGAGCAGCTGTTCTTGAAAAA ggatgacaataaaataaagaaacaagatGCCCCAGCACTTTGTGATCTTCACTGTTGTAAGGATGGGCCAATAAGAAATGGCCTTATTGAGCAGAAGCCACCATCTATCAACCCTGAGAGACTGAAAGATTTTGGTGAGGAAGATTACCTGAACGGGGATGTGAAGACCTGGGAAATGAAGATAGAGAGCCGTAATGAGGAGTTACTTAGGGATGCAGTTTCCCTCATCCCTCAGTCAAGCAGTACAGCCAGCCTGTCAAGCTGTAACAAGCTGATTCGATTTGAAGATATTAGtgcagcagctttcaaaatcCAGTGCGGTGTTCAGAAAACCCCCTGCATG TATTCTAGGCTATCCAAGCAGTATGGAATGGACATCTACCTAAAGAAAGAGTTCCTCCAGTACACGGGATCTGTGAAGGAACGAGGTGTACTTTACCTTCTGACATCGTTGCCTCAG GATCAGCAAAGAAAGGGGGTGATCGTGACTTCGGACAGTAATTTTTCCATGGCTGTTGCTTACCACGCCTCTGAGCTCCGTATTCCAGTGTTTGTCATCATGTCAACGAGCACGTCCCCAGCCAGAGTGAAAATGTGCCGTGAGTACGGTGCCATGGTTATATCCTATGGCACTACAGCTAAGGATTCCCAGGTGCATGCAAGAAGGTTGGCGCAGGAGAATGGCTATCTCTACCTCGAAGA GGAGGATAGTGCTGTCTACCTGTCGGGCCTGGGAACCGTGGGGCTGGAGGTGTACGAGCAGGTGCCAAAGCTGGACGCAGTGATTTTCCCTGCAGGAGGCCACTGTGGCTTGCTGGCAGGGTCGGCTGCTGCACTCAAACACCTCAACCCACATATTTCTGTAATT GGGGTTGAATCTGAAAATTTCCCTGTATTGCAACAATCCTTAAAGGCAGGCCACCCGATTGAAGACCAGGCTTACAGCAATCATCACTTTTATGGAG ATGTGAGCAGACTTTGCTTTGGCAGCAATTCTTTGCAGCTGACTGGGAAACTTGTGGATAAAGTTGTGGCTGTGAG GGAGGAGGACATCCTCATTTCAATGCTGAGATTGCTGGAGTATGAGCGAGCTACGGTTGATGCAGAAGGGGCCATTGGCCTTGCAGCGTTGGTTGCAGGGAAACTGCCTGAGTTGAAGGGTAAAAG AGTGGCAATTGTTATATGCAGTGGAAACTTGGAGTTACATCTGCTGCAACAGTGCATAGCTCGTGCCCTGACCCTCGATAACAGAGTGTGCAGGTTTTCCCTTGTGCTTGCTGACTGCCCAGGAGACATTTCAAAGCTATTGGAGATTCTGGCTCGGGAAGAAGCAAG AGTTTTGGATATCAAACAAGAACGCACGTTTGTGACATCTGAGCTCTTCACTGTCGAG
- the LOC137663023 gene encoding L-threonine ammonia-lyase-like isoform X2 yields the protein MVSPRGPPRARPTDMTTPGPLLPPYGVIVGVLLHLIVYLVAVLYRDDNKIKKQDAPALCDLHCCKDGPIRNGLIEQKPPSINPERLKDFGEEDYLNGDVKTWEMKIESRNEELLRDAVSLIPQSSSTASLSSCNKLIRFEDISAAAFKIQCGVQKTPCMYSRLSKQYGMDIYLKKEFLQYTGSVKERGVLYLLTSLPQDQQRKGVIVTSDSNFSMAVAYHASELRIPVFVIMSTSTSPARVKMCREYGAMVISYGTTAKDSQVHARRLAQENGYLYLEEEDSAVYLSGLGTVGLEVYEQVPKLDAVIFPAGGHCGLLAGSAAALKHLNPHISVIGVESENFPVLQQSLKAGHPIEDQAYSNHHFYGDVSRLCFGSNSLQLTGKLVDKVVAVREEDILISMLRLLEYERATVDAEGAIGLAALVAGKLPELKGKRVAIVICSGNLELHLLQQCIARALTLDNRVCRFSLVLADCPGDISKLLEILAREEARVLDIKQERTFVTSELFTVEVTCTMETRDKIHTAQLRNALLERYPTAAWTER from the exons ATGGTCAGCCCTCGGGGTCCACCCAGGGCCAGGCCCACGGACATGACAACCCCTGGACCCCTCCTGCCTCCTTACGGTGTCATAGTTGGAGTTTTGCTTCACCTCATTGTTTATTTAGTCGCTGTGCTGTATAg ggatgacaataaaataaagaaacaagatGCCCCAGCACTTTGTGATCTTCACTGTTGTAAGGATGGGCCAATAAGAAATGGCCTTATTGAGCAGAAGCCACCATCTATCAACCCTGAGAGACTGAAAGATTTTGGTGAGGAAGATTACCTGAACGGGGATGTGAAGACCTGGGAAATGAAGATAGAGAGCCGTAATGAGGAGTTACTTAGGGATGCAGTTTCCCTCATCCCTCAGTCAAGCAGTACAGCCAGCCTGTCAAGCTGTAACAAGCTGATTCGATTTGAAGATATTAGtgcagcagctttcaaaatcCAGTGCGGTGTTCAGAAAACCCCCTGCATG TATTCTAGGCTATCCAAGCAGTATGGAATGGACATCTACCTAAAGAAAGAGTTCCTCCAGTACACGGGATCTGTGAAGGAACGAGGTGTACTTTACCTTCTGACATCGTTGCCTCAG GATCAGCAAAGAAAGGGGGTGATCGTGACTTCGGACAGTAATTTTTCCATGGCTGTTGCTTACCACGCCTCTGAGCTCCGTATTCCAGTGTTTGTCATCATGTCAACGAGCACGTCCCCAGCCAGAGTGAAAATGTGCCGTGAGTACGGTGCCATGGTTATATCCTATGGCACTACAGCTAAGGATTCCCAGGTGCATGCAAGAAGGTTGGCGCAGGAGAATGGCTATCTCTACCTCGAAGA GGAGGATAGTGCTGTCTACCTGTCGGGCCTGGGAACCGTGGGGCTGGAGGTGTACGAGCAGGTGCCAAAGCTGGACGCAGTGATTTTCCCTGCAGGAGGCCACTGTGGCTTGCTGGCAGGGTCGGCTGCTGCACTCAAACACCTCAACCCACATATTTCTGTAATT GGGGTTGAATCTGAAAATTTCCCTGTATTGCAACAATCCTTAAAGGCAGGCCACCCGATTGAAGACCAGGCTTACAGCAATCATCACTTTTATGGAG ATGTGAGCAGACTTTGCTTTGGCAGCAATTCTTTGCAGCTGACTGGGAAACTTGTGGATAAAGTTGTGGCTGTGAG GGAGGAGGACATCCTCATTTCAATGCTGAGATTGCTGGAGTATGAGCGAGCTACGGTTGATGCAGAAGGGGCCATTGGCCTTGCAGCGTTGGTTGCAGGGAAACTGCCTGAGTTGAAGGGTAAAAG AGTGGCAATTGTTATATGCAGTGGAAACTTGGAGTTACATCTGCTGCAACAGTGCATAGCTCGTGCCCTGACCCTCGATAACAGAGTGTGCAGGTTTTCCCTTGTGCTTGCTGACTGCCCAGGAGACATTTCAAAGCTATTGGAGATTCTGGCTCGGGAAGAAGCAAG AGTTTTGGATATCAAACAAGAACGCACGTTTGTGACATCTGAGCTCTTCACTGTCGAG